In Methanomicrobia archaeon, the genomic stretch ATTTGATTATAGAAGGAGTAAGAAGAGATGTCTACAGTAACAGCAGCAACAAAAGGGAAGGAAAGTAAATTGGTTCCATTGGCGGTAATAATAGCGGCTTTAACTGGTCTTCTTATAAGTATTATAGCTGCACGTGCCTCATTGCCCGCAAATCTCTATTATGTGGCAGTTATCTCTCTCCTTGTTACTATTTTTGCTCTTCTCATTTATGGATTTTTGGCACATCAGATCTATGATTTTATCAAAAAAAGAAGAGAAATAATGAAGTGTAATGCTCTCGCAAGGAAATACTTCGGCGAGTTTAAACACTTTACAGAGATATTTGGTGAATTTGTGAACCAAAGTAGGAGTGATAATATTCCATACGCTTTAAAAGATTTATTCGGGAATCCGGCATTTAGAGGTGTATCGTATCTAAGAACTGATGACTTTTATAATCTATTTAATTGTTACAAAGAAAGACTTAAGCGTTTTGACAGAACTAAGGAAGACTTTTCTCTTCTTGTAAATGAATTTGACTCAATTTTAGATATATACAACAAGCACTGCATCGTTGAGCCAGTAAGAGAAATTAGAGCTATTGGTCGAGAAAAAGTTGATGAGCAAACTAAAGAGAATTATAAGAAGCAAAAAGTGACGTATGAGCGATTTATCGGGAACTATGTAGATTTTGGGAAGAAGCGAAACGGAGAATTTGGTGAAAGAATATTTAGGGAATATTTTGAAATGCCCGAAGAATTGTAAGAAGCTCTCGGATTAGAGTTAATACCCTTTCTTGTGCGTACTAGAATGTGAAGCTAATATGAAGGTCATACTGCACGTGGACATGGACGGTTTCTTCGCCGCAGTCGAAGTGCGAGAGAACCCGGACTTGAAGGGCTTACCCGTGATCGTCGGTGGTCGAATCCAGCCGAGAGAGGAGAAAGCCGCCGAAGAAGGCGAGAAGCGTTTTAGAGGCGTTGTGAGCACCTGCTCATACGAAGCGCGAGCATACGGTGTGCATTCCGCAATGGCGCTCTCTCAAGCGTACAAACTCTGTCCCGATGCCGTTTTCCTCCCCGTGAATATGACGCTCTACAAGCAGGCATCCGCGCGGATAATGGATATTTTGAGGACGTACGCGGCTAAATTCGAGCAAGTGAGCATTGACGAGGCGTATCTCGACATTAGCACCAGAGTGCACGACTGGGACGAGGCGCGAGCGTACGCGCAGGCGATAAAAAAGGAGATACTGGAGCAGGAAGGATTGACGTGTTCAATTGGCATCGCACCGAACAAGATCATCGCAAAGATCGCTTCTGATTTCGTCAAACCGGACGGCCTGACCGTTGTCGAGAACGAGCATGCACGAGCATTCCTGGCGCCCTTACCCGTGAAGAAGATCCCGGGCGTGGGCCCGAAAACTGCCGAGCTGCTGAAACAGAGGGGCATCGAGACGATACAACAACTTGCGCGCTGTGACGTGCAGGAACTCGTCACGCAGTTTGGCAAATACGGGTGGCGGCTTCATCAGGTGGCGCGAGGAGTGGACGAAAGCGAAGTGGAAGAGAAATGGGAGCGGAAATCGTTAAGCCGCGAGACAACGCTTGACGAGCACACCAGCGACCTGGGCATCATAAACCAGCATATCGAGACCTTAGCAGAAAGCGTTCATGGCCACCTACTGCGAGAAGGGTTCTTATTCAAAACGGTCGCGATAAAAGTCAAGTTCGACGACTTCACCGTGCATACGCGGGCTAAAACGTTCAGGGCTATCCATTCGGACGTGCCCACGGTTACGAAAACGGCGAAACAATTGATGCAGACCGTCATTCGTGAAAAAGGGGAGGGAAAGCAGGTACGATTGGTCGGCGTGCGTGTGTCCACGTTGGGTGTGCTTGACGCGAAGCAAAGACGGATCGTGTAATACCCGGGCAGTGAAAATGGGACTGTGTAAGACAAAAACAGGGATGCTTGTGATTTCGGATTACGTGGTGCAAAATATCTGGCAAGCTATTTATAGGTATGCGCCTTAGGGGTGTACGGGCAGCAAAACCAAGAGGAGATGAAAAGAATGGCACAGGCAAAAAATGGCGATACCGTTAAGGTGCACTACACAGGCAAACTGAAGGATGGCTCGATATTTGATTCCTCAATCGATCATGACCCGCTGGAATTTACTATTGGCGAGGGTCAGGTGATCCCCGGCTTTGAAGAAGCGGTCCTCGGCATGGATCTGAACGAAACGAAAACGATCGATATTCCTGAGAATAAAGCGTACGGTCCATACCATGAGGATCTGGTGGCGGAGGTTGATCGGAGCCAGCTCCCGGCAGACCTGGAACCAGAAATCGGACAGCAGCTAGAAGGCCGCCAACCGGATGGCCAGGTAGTAGTAGCCACGGTAATTGGTGTATCGGAATCGAACGTGACGTTAGATGCTAACCATCCCTTGGCTGGAAAGGACCTCACGTTTGAGATCCAGCTCGTCGCGATCTATTAAATAAACTACTCGTTTCGTCTCGGGCATGTGGATGGATAGATAGGCAGGTAATGGGCTCTAGGGTTTGTTTCGACGGATACTACACGACACGAGACCCAGGCAATAGAATAGAAAAAATCAATCTACTACACGTACCTACGGCAGGTAAGGTAAAGTAAAGTAGAGGTTCAGGAATCCGTGAGGATCCGTGCGACTATGCCCTGTATATCCTTTGCGATCGCTTCCTTCGCTCTATCACCTGCTAGGATAACCGTATTATCAAAGTAATCTTTAAGGGCCAGATACCGCTCCCGGACTTTCTCCAGCCGCTTCTCCTCCTCGAACAGTTCGATGTTATCTCGATTTTTGACGATTCGATCCCGACACACTCGTGGCGGCGTGTCGATAATAATGGTGAGATCCGGCGATCTAAACCGTGCGTTGATCTGCTTTAAAAACTCGACGTCGTTATCCACGGAGCCAAACGCTAAGGATGACAGAATGTACCGGTCAGAGATGACGATTTCATTTGCCTGCAGCGCTGGTTCGATCTCTTTCTCCAGGTGCTCCGCACGATCCGCCGCGAAGAGCAATTGTAATGCGTACAACAGGAACTTCCGGTCACGTTTAAGCGCAGACCTTATCAGCTCTCCAATCGGCGAAGTGGTCGGTTCCTTGGTCAGCATAACCTTTTCATTGTTCTCTCGAAGGTGCTCTGCCAAAAGCGCAGCCTGCGTTGACAATCCTGAGCCATCCAAGCCTTCAAAGACGATCAACCATCCCTTCTTCCTGGTCATCATGCATTACATCCCTATAGCAGCTCCCACTATTTAAAGCCAAGAAAATCATTCCGAACCCGATTCGGAAACCTCTGAACGGTCAAGCTCTTGCTTCTGGAGCTCGTTGGCGAACCAGACCGTGCGCTGCGGGAAGGCGATCTCTATCCCCTCGTCCTCTAACGCTCTCTTTATCTTCCAGAGCAGCTCCTTTTTCACACTATACCACTCAGTAGACGGTACCCATAATCGCACGACGATGTTAACCGCGTTATCGCCGAGGTTATCCACAAAAATATCGCCCGTTGGGCTTTTAAGGGTGAGCGGGTGCTCTTCACTGAGATTCCGTATGATTCCTATGGCCTTATCAGCGTCGTCGCTGTATCGTATCCCCACGATATACTCGACCCTCCGGGCTGCATGCTCCACGTAGTTCGTTATATTGGTCGTGAAGACCTTTTCATTGGGCATCCGCACGTATAACCCGTCAAAAGTTCTTAACGTGGTCGAAATAACGCGGATGTCTTCAACCACTCCCGCAATTCCCGCTATGTTGACCGACTGCCCGATTTTCATCGGTCGCTCGATCATCAAGAAGAGCCCGGCTATCAGGTTGCCCACGACACTCTGACTCGCTATACCGATTACTATGCCTGCAATACCACCCGCAACCAGCAAACCAGAGAGCTTGATCCCGAGTATTGGAAGAACAGCGAGCACCGCAATAACAATGATACCGTAATAAACGACTTTGGTGATCACCTCGATGTGATACTTGTCTACCTTATCCCGAAGGCACCTTTTAATATTGAGCGTTAAGCCTTTTGCTATGGCGACCGTAATAATAAGAATCACGAGAATTCTAAGGAGATCCAAGAGTGTGACGTCACCGTAAACCACCGTTTCGAGTATCATAAGCCCCACCCCATCAAAAATTTCGTTGATGTAACAGTGAGCTTCTTTGCGGTGTACAGTTCCATGGACTTCTTCATTCCTTGTTCTACGGGCGCGTCAACAAAATCCGTCTCTGCAATTTTCCCGTGCAT encodes the following:
- the tmk gene encoding dTMP kinase, translated to MMTRKKGWLIVFEGLDGSGLSTQAALLAEHLRENNEKVMLTKEPTTSPIGELIRSALKRDRKFLLYALQLLFAADRAEHLEKEIEPALQANEIVISDRYILSSLAFGSVDNDVEFLKQINARFRSPDLTIIIDTPPRVCRDRIVKNRDNIELFEEEKRLEKVRERYLALKDYFDNTVILAGDRAKEAIAKDIQGIVARILTDS
- a CDS encoding peptidylprolyl isomerase; translation: MAQAKNGDTVKVHYTGKLKDGSIFDSSIDHDPLEFTIGEGQVIPGFEEAVLGMDLNETKTIDIPENKAYGPYHEDLVAEVDRSQLPADLEPEIGQQLEGRQPDGQVVVATVIGVSESNVTLDANHPLAGKDLTFEIQLVAIY
- a CDS encoding mechanosensitive ion channel family protein, whose product is MILETVVYGDVTLLDLLRILVILIITVAIAKGLTLNIKRCLRDKVDKYHIEVITKVVYYGIIVIAVLAVLPILGIKLSGLLVAGGIAGIVIGIASQSVVGNLIAGLFLMIERPMKIGQSVNIAGIAGVVEDIRVISTTLRTFDGLYVRMPNEKVFTTNITNYVEHAARRVEYIVGIRYSDDADKAIGIIRNLSEEHPLTLKSPTGDIFVDNLGDNAVNIVVRLWVPSTEWYSVKKELLWKIKRALEDEGIEIAFPQRTVWFANELQKQELDRSEVSESGSE
- the dinB gene encoding DNA polymerase IV is translated as MKVILHVDMDGFFAAVEVRENPDLKGLPVIVGGRIQPREEKAAEEGEKRFRGVVSTCSYEARAYGVHSAMALSQAYKLCPDAVFLPVNMTLYKQASARIMDILRTYAAKFEQVSIDEAYLDISTRVHDWDEARAYAQAIKKEILEQEGLTCSIGIAPNKIIAKIASDFVKPDGLTVVENEHARAFLAPLPVKKIPGVGPKTAELLKQRGIETIQQLARCDVQELVTQFGKYGWRLHQVARGVDESEVEEKWERKSLSRETTLDEHTSDLGIINQHIETLAESVHGHLLREGFLFKTVAIKVKFDDFTVHTRAKTFRAIHSDVPTVTKTAKQLMQTVIREKGEGKQVRLVGVRVSTLGVLDAKQRRIV